One segment of Paraburkholderia bonniea DNA contains the following:
- a CDS encoding DUF6988 family protein has protein sequence MNACVTLIDDVAFETTLRARVAVSLHHLCIEHHRGGHVLIERGVRRSAFALYRPQFEAYVRRCWYAVCAQEDQLATFVAGKNLPDMNSLVKDLETSADEIGGLIPQVKQDAWPNMCVFTDGGSIQVKALQTSLFDRHRNIFQAVYSRI, from the coding sequence ATGAACGCGTGCGTAACTCTTATAGATGATGTCGCGTTTGAGACGACGCTTCGCGCCCGTGTGGCCGTTTCGTTGCATCATCTTTGCATCGAACATCACAGGGGCGGTCACGTTCTAATCGAGCGTGGCGTTCGGAGGTCTGCGTTCGCTCTATACCGGCCGCAATTCGAAGCATATGTCCGCAGGTGTTGGTATGCCGTTTGTGCACAAGAAGACCAACTTGCGACGTTCGTTGCAGGTAAAAATCTACCTGATATGAACAGCCTGGTTAAGGATCTTGAAACGTCGGCAGATGAAATCGGTGGTTTGATACCGCAGGTAAAGCAGGATGCATGGCCGAACATGTGTGTGTTCACTGATGGTGGATCAATCCAGGTCAAAGCGCTGCAGACCAGTCTTTTTGATCGACATCGAAACATCTTTCAAGCTGTATATAGCCGGATTTGA
- a CDS encoding type II toxin-antitoxin system VapC family toxin — protein sequence MILVDTSVWIDHINASDPMLITLLAEERVLAHPYVIGEISLGSLRSRDVVLGALLDLPRAPVATPDETFYLIEREGLFNRGIGYVDTSLLASARLQPGITIWTRDKRLKKVADELNLGAMLAH from the coding sequence ATGATTCTCGTTGATACGTCAGTCTGGATCGACCACATCAACGCTTCTGATCCTATGTTGATTACCCTGCTTGCCGAGGAGCGCGTGCTGGCTCATCCCTATGTGATAGGCGAGATTTCGCTCGGTAGTTTGCGTTCCCGTGATGTCGTGCTTGGCGCGTTGCTCGACCTGCCGCGCGCTCCTGTTGCAACACCGGATGAGACGTTTTATCTGATCGAGCGCGAAGGCTTGTTCAATCGCGGAATCGGATACGTCGACACGTCACTGCTGGCGTCCGCGCGCCTACAACCCGGCATTACCATCTGGACGCGCGATAAGCGATTGAAGAAGGTTGCCGATGAACTCAATCTCGGTGCAATGCTGGCGCACTAG
- a CDS encoding type II toxin-antitoxin system VapB family antitoxin, with translation MRTTIALDDDLIAKAQAYTGVKEKTALVREALKALIQREAAKRLANLGGSQPGIKAAPRRRQNAE, from the coding sequence ATGCGTACGACTATTGCGCTTGATGACGACTTGATCGCCAAGGCTCAAGCCTATACGGGCGTGAAGGAAAAAACGGCGCTCGTGCGCGAAGCGCTAAAGGCCCTGATCCAGCGTGAAGCCGCGAAACGACTCGCAAATCTTGGCGGTAGCCAACCGGGCATCAAGGCCGCACCGCGTCGCCGGCAGAACGCCGAATGA
- the ycaO gene encoding 30S ribosomal protein S12 methylthiotransferase accessory factor YcaO encodes MQTEGFKNESFISGKDASLEFSIATMQQKLAARGFFLEESSWLNPAENIWSCHMRDKACPMLFTNGKGASELAARASAIGEFIERLGCHYFWTHFYLGATRANRPFVHYPQERWFAPTEDGAWPAELLNPELHAFYNPDSDIDGSVVVDLNSGNVERGICALPYTRLRDGATTWFPVNIIGNLYVSNGMSAGNTKLEARTQALSEIFERQVKYRIISEGLCLPDVPEAVIARYPSIAAGVKSLRDAGFGILIKDASLGGRYPVMNVTLLHPKDQGVFPSFGAHPRFEIALERALTELLQGRSLESLEDFPEPGFDMEEIAAVSNLEIHFVDSSGVVSWNFLSDKPDYEFADWNFSATTQEDYDWLCACLADEEKDVYVADFEELGAYACRILVPGMSEIYPVEDLQWENNSVGNDIRPALVRLNELDDDECRALLDELQTMNLGDERPLWEILGLAVPLGTAWKELRIGELKTLLALALGDAETAREGCDWIHHYRQMNRGRWLVYRCVEALLKLDTPANFTHSLTLLYGAETLRQAQALVARKERFFGLVSLGADFEGSAMHSNLLAAYDKLFAATAAT; translated from the coding sequence ATGCAAACCGAAGGCTTCAAAAACGAAAGCTTCATTTCCGGCAAGGACGCATCTCTGGAATTTTCCATTGCCACCATGCAGCAGAAGCTGGCGGCGCGTGGCTTTTTCCTCGAAGAAAGCTCGTGGCTCAATCCGGCCGAAAACATCTGGTCGTGCCATATGCGCGACAAGGCGTGTCCCATGTTGTTCACCAACGGCAAGGGTGCCTCGGAACTGGCGGCCCGTGCCAGCGCAATTGGCGAATTCATCGAGCGCCTGGGCTGCCATTATTTCTGGACGCATTTTTATCTTGGCGCAACCCGGGCCAACCGTCCCTTCGTTCACTACCCGCAGGAGCGCTGGTTTGCTCCCACCGAAGACGGCGCATGGCCAGCGGAATTGCTGAACCCTGAGTTGCACGCGTTCTATAACCCGGACAGCGATATCGACGGCTCGGTGGTGGTCGATCTGAACTCCGGTAACGTGGAGCGCGGCATTTGCGCGCTGCCTTATACCCGTCTGCGAGACGGTGCGACGACATGGTTCCCGGTGAACATCATTGGCAACCTGTATGTCAGTAACGGCATGTCGGCGGGCAATACCAAACTGGAAGCACGCACTCAGGCGTTGTCCGAGATCTTCGAGCGCCAGGTCAAATACCGCATCATCAGCGAGGGCCTGTGTCTTCCCGATGTGCCGGAAGCAGTGATTGCGCGTTACCCGAGCATTGCCGCTGGTGTGAAGTCGTTGCGCGACGCGGGCTTCGGCATCCTGATCAAAGACGCGTCGCTGGGTGGCCGCTACCCGGTGATGAACGTGACCTTGCTGCATCCAAAGGATCAGGGGGTGTTCCCGAGCTTCGGCGCGCATCCGCGTTTCGAAATCGCACTGGAGCGCGCGCTGACCGAATTGCTGCAAGGCCGCTCGCTCGAATCACTGGAAGACTTTCCGGAGCCCGGTTTCGACATGGAAGAGATTGCCGCTGTGTCGAATCTGGAGATTCACTTTGTCGATTCGAGCGGCGTGGTGAGCTGGAATTTCCTGAGCGACAAACCGGACTATGAATTCGCCGACTGGAATTTCAGTGCGACGACACAGGAAGATTACGACTGGTTGTGTGCCTGCCTCGCTGACGAAGAGAAAGACGTATACGTTGCCGATTTTGAAGAACTCGGCGCCTATGCTTGCCGGATTCTCGTACCAGGCATGTCGGAGATTTATCCGGTGGAAGACCTGCAATGGGAGAACAACAGCGTGGGTAACGACATCCGTCCTGCACTGGTGCGTTTGAACGAGCTTGACGATGACGAGTGCCGCGCGCTGCTTGATGAGCTGCAGACGATGAATCTTGGCGATGAGCGGCCGCTCTGGGAAATTCTCGGTCTTGCCGTACCGCTGGGGACGGCCTGGAAAGAACTGCGCATCGGTGAGCTCAAGACCTTGCTGGCGCTGGCGCTTGGTGATGCGGAGACCGCGCGCGAAGGCTGTGACTGGATTCACCATTACCGCCAGATGAACCGGGGACGCTGGCTGGTTTACCGGTGTGTCGAAGCGCTGCTCAAGCTCGATACGCCGGCCAATTTCACGCATTCGCTGACGTTGCTGTATGGCGCGGAAACACTGCGTCAGGCGCAAGCGCTAGTGGCGCGCAAGGAGCGATTCTTTGGTCTGGTCTCGCTCGGTGCGGATTTCGAGGGCAGCGCGATGCACAGTAATTTGCTTGCGGCTTACGACAAGTTGTTTGCTGCGACGGCTGCGACCTGA